From one Bacillus sp. FJAT-42376 genomic stretch:
- a CDS encoding NERD domain-containing protein produces MGQLIKLKDYISRYETDPYHYTSQFIRLKKHQWDRLNKAWEERKFDPFIVRLPDQAEKETKVPFWGKWTLQKNKTEEDSPSYPDIEIAEDSPDLMFTHVPSSNDELKHEFLDKIYRFQLKWASSTIREQSDFDRRYFYDESLQFFLKRLPDHNMYMHDAVFELKNATVETGPVLITPTGIQCIAWIPGKKEDILTASHDRFWTIKRGRDSMKILNPLLALNRTSTIVNGILEKKEIDFPVTKNLIFQNGYIDFQNEPYNLGIIDKRGFSEWFTKMRNFSSPIKHDQLRSVKALLTHTHTRSRIRSGWEEDGGN; encoded by the coding sequence ATGGGTCAGCTAATAAAATTGAAAGATTACATATCCAGATATGAAACAGATCCCTATCATTATACAAGTCAGTTTATCCGGTTAAAAAAACATCAATGGGACCGGCTCAATAAAGCTTGGGAAGAAAGAAAATTTGATCCTTTTATCGTCAGGCTTCCCGATCAGGCCGAAAAAGAGACGAAGGTTCCTTTTTGGGGGAAGTGGACCCTGCAAAAGAATAAAACCGAAGAAGATAGTCCGTCTTATCCGGACATTGAGATCGCTGAGGATAGCCCTGACTTGATGTTTACCCATGTTCCTTCATCCAATGATGAATTGAAGCATGAATTCCTGGATAAAATTTACCGCTTTCAGCTCAAATGGGCAAGTTCGACAATCAGGGAGCAATCAGACTTTGACCGCCGGTATTTTTACGATGAAAGCCTCCAGTTTTTCTTGAAACGGCTTCCAGATCATAATATGTACATGCATGACGCGGTATTTGAATTAAAAAATGCCACCGTTGAAACCGGCCCTGTTCTTATTACTCCGACTGGAATTCAATGCATCGCCTGGATTCCGGGTAAAAAAGAGGATATACTGACTGCCTCCCATGACCGGTTCTGGACGATTAAAAGAGGCAGGGATTCGATGAAGATATTGAATCCCTTATTAGCGTTAAATCGGACTTCTACTATTGTGAATGGGATTTTGGAGAAAAAAGAGATTGATTTCCCCGTCACGAAAAACTTGATCTTTCAAAACGGCTATATCGATTTTCAAAATGAACCTTACAATCTGGGTATAATCGATAAAAGAGGTTTCAGTGAATGGTTTACCAAAATGAGAAATTTTTCTTCTCCCATTAAACACGATCAGCTGAGGTCGGTAAAAGCACTTCTCACACACACTCATACCCGATCCCGAATCCGGAGCGGCTGGGAGGAAGACGGCGGGAATTAA